From one Catenuloplanes nepalensis genomic stretch:
- a CDS encoding DUF808 domain-containing protein — MSGGLAALLDDIAVLARAAAASIDDVGVAAAKAGSKAAGVVIDDAAVTPQYVRGLAANRELPIIKRIALGSLGNKAIIIVVALLLSQFLPWLLTPILMLGGAYLCYEGAEKVWAKVSGHGHGDGEEKLKDEKTLISGAVRTDLILSAEIMVISLNEVAEQSFVSRLVILCVVAVVMTIAVYGAVAIIVKMDDVGLSLAERNNGAVAGFGRGLVKAMPMVLTALTIIGTAAMLWVGGHILLVGTHELGWHTIYDIVHHMEEAAHDATGPLGGFVGWLVNTIASAIIGLVVGAVIVVIMTFTIHRGKHGDDHHAGDHKVEVTDTSGATAGAAPAATAGPVPGGAAPAPIDGNLAAKPAAETTGGPATASDTRPETGPADTKPGGRPEPGTTGG; from the coding sequence TTGAGCGGTGGACTAGCAGCCCTGCTGGACGATATCGCGGTGCTGGCGCGAGCGGCCGCCGCGTCGATCGATGACGTCGGTGTGGCGGCCGCGAAGGCGGGTTCGAAGGCCGCGGGCGTCGTCATCGACGATGCCGCGGTGACCCCGCAGTACGTGCGGGGACTGGCCGCGAACCGGGAACTGCCGATCATCAAGCGCATCGCGCTCGGGTCGCTGGGCAACAAGGCCATCATCATCGTGGTGGCGTTGCTGCTCAGCCAGTTCCTGCCCTGGCTACTCACGCCGATCCTGATGCTCGGCGGCGCCTATCTGTGTTACGAGGGCGCGGAGAAGGTCTGGGCGAAGGTCTCCGGCCACGGGCACGGCGACGGCGAGGAGAAGCTCAAGGACGAGAAGACGCTGATCTCCGGCGCGGTCCGGACCGACCTGATCCTCTCCGCGGAGATCATGGTGATCTCGCTGAACGAGGTCGCCGAGCAGAGCTTCGTGTCCCGCCTGGTCATCCTGTGCGTCGTCGCGGTCGTGATGACCATCGCGGTCTACGGCGCGGTCGCGATCATCGTGAAGATGGACGACGTCGGCCTCAGCCTGGCCGAGCGCAACAACGGCGCGGTCGCGGGCTTCGGCCGCGGCCTGGTCAAGGCGATGCCGATGGTCCTCACCGCGCTGACCATCATCGGCACCGCCGCCATGCTCTGGGTCGGCGGCCACATCCTCCTGGTCGGCACGCACGAGCTCGGCTGGCACACGATCTACGACATCGTGCACCACATGGAGGAGGCCGCCCACGACGCCACCGGCCCGCTCGGCGGCTTCGTCGGCTGGCTGGTCAACACGATCGCCAGCGCGATCATCGGCCTCGTCGTCGGCGCCGTGATCGTGGTGATCATGACGTTTACGATCCACCGCGGCAAGCACGGCGACGACCACCACGCCGGCGACCACAAGGTCGAGGTCACCGACACGTCGGGCGCGACCGCCGGTGCGGCCCCCGCCGCGACGGCCGGCCCGGTTCCGGGTGGCGCGGCCCCCGCACCGATCGACGGCAACCTCGCCGCGAAGCCGGCGGCGGAGACCACCGGCGGCCCGGCCACCGCTTCGGACACCCGGCCCGAGACCGGCCCGGCCGACACGAAGCCCGGCGGCAGGCCGGAACCCGGCACCACCGGCGGCTGA
- a CDS encoding RDD family protein: MSITEERQHTKAPWETAAPAAGTSADVRVTGRRVMANLIDGVILVGVGAGIMMATGVQTTTAVTTSGTSTMWQMSPTGTVLYAVFALAYYVLMERFLGRTVGKMCTGIRVVGETSGATPTWGQAFIRTLLRVVDGMFGYLVAFIVVLTNDRRRRVGDMAAKTLVVRS; this comes from the coding sequence ATGAGCATCACCGAGGAGCGGCAGCACACCAAGGCACCGTGGGAGACGGCCGCGCCGGCGGCCGGCACGTCGGCGGACGTGAGGGTGACCGGGCGGCGCGTCATGGCCAACCTGATCGACGGCGTCATCCTGGTCGGAGTCGGCGCCGGCATCATGATGGCGACCGGCGTGCAGACGACCACGGCCGTGACCACGTCCGGCACGAGCACGATGTGGCAGATGTCGCCGACCGGAACCGTGCTGTACGCGGTGTTCGCGCTGGCGTACTACGTGCTGATGGAGCGGTTCCTCGGCCGTACCGTCGGCAAGATGTGCACCGGCATCCGGGTGGTCGGTGAGACGTCCGGCGCGACGCCGACCTGGGGTCAGGCGTTCATCCGCACGCTGCTGCGGGTCGTGGACGGCATGTTCGGCTACCTGGTCGCGTTCATCGTGGTCCTGACGAACGACAGGCGCCGCCGCGTCGGCGACATGGCCGCCAAGACCCTGGTCGTGCGCTCCTGA